The genomic DNA GCACTATCTACGCGACACATGGCCAGACGAGAATCCCGATTGGCAGACGGCCCGTGGTCTGGTGGCAGCAATGATAGCCGCGTCGGCAGCAGAGCGCATCGGGCTTCTTCACCAAGACGCATCCTTCTTATATCGAACCGAAATGGCACAGATCGCGGAGGCAATGGAGTGCGCCGGTGATGCATTCGGCGCCCCATTGGTCCGCGTGAAGCAATTCTTGGGCGCCACGAAGTAACAGAGTTTCCCCTCTCCGCCGCAACGATTCCCGTTGCTTTTACCCCCCTCGCATGTTGAACGAACGGCATGTCGGCATCGCCGCACGGCAGTGCACGCACGGACGCATGGTATGCGCAGTGGCGAGAGTATTTGGCACTACCGGGCGCGCGCTGGGTCGCGCCGGCAGGGGCGGATTTGGCAGCATTGCGCGCCCGGCTGTTAACACCGGACGCGCCAATCCTCTGCGGGGCGGAATTGTGCCACCCCCAGCGCTGGGCGGAGGCCTGGGCCGACCGACGCACTCCGGCCGCGCCGCCGTGGTTGCGACTGCATGTTCTGCACGACGTCTTACAAACGACTCCGTTGACGTATTTCACCGCGACGCGCAGCGACTTAGCAACTGCGCGCTTCTTGCTGGATGGGATCGAGGCCTGCCTGCACGCGGGGATCGATCCGAACGCATTGCCGCGTCTGGCCCGCACGTTTGGCCACGAGCGGGAACAAGACTTGGCCGCAGTCGCGCAGGCGTATCTGTCGCGGCTGCATCGGGACTATGACAGCATCGAACCGGCGGAAGCGTTCGCCCACGCGCTCGCGCGGGTGCGCAGCGGCGCGGTCGCATCGGGGCCGGTGATCTGCGATCTTGGCTTTGAACCGTCGGAAGTCTTGCGGACCTTACTCGAGGCCGGCACCGCGACAGGACACGACATGCAGTGCGTGGAGCCGGATCGTGCGGAGCACGCGGCGCTGGCGCCCGTCACCCTGCAACGTTTCGCCTCGGTCTGGGAAGAATGTCGCGCCGTCGCCGAGCAGATTCGCACTCGCATCGCGGACGGACTCCGTCCTGAACAACTCGGCGTCGTGGTGTTGCATCCGCGCTACCGCGGCCCGCTGCGTCAGGCGTGGATCGAAGCCGGCTTGCAATCCGCACTGCCCGCACCGCTCCGCTTGGCAGACGCGCCACTCAGCGGACCCCTCGCCGACGAGCGGCCGTGGACAACCGCACCAGCGCAACAATCGCTAGCCGCGTGGCTGGACTGGCTGCGGCTAGTATTGGAACAGCGCGGCGCCGCCGCGCAGATCGGCGCCGCGCTGCATGACCCTGCGCATCACACATTCGCCGCGCGGACGGCCGCGCTGCTACACGAATGGCAGACGTTGTGGGTCCGGTGGCATTCCGCCCAGTTCCCCGGCGCTGACCAGCTTCTCACGGCCACGTATTTCCGCGCGCTGCTCACCGCGACGCTCGCGCTGTCACCCACGCCCGTTCCCCAACTGCACCTCCCACAGCAGGTCATGGCGACGACGCTCGATCAACCGTGGTATCACGCCGTCGCGACACTCTTTCTGCTCGGGGCAACGGACGAACACCTGCCGAGCCCGCGCCCCGGCAGCTTCTTCACGCATCTCCCGCCGGAATCCGCCGATCCGCAACTGCAACGCGTACTCCACGCCTTTCCCCCGGCCGTGGTCTGCGCCGCGCACGAGCGCGATTATTTGCGTTTGTGGTGCCACAATGCCTCGGAGGTCATCGCAACCTATTGCGAAACAACGGAAGCCGGAAGACCGGCACAACCGAGTTTGTTGTTCACGCCATCGTGCGCAGATACGGACATGCGTATAGATCGTGCGTTCGTGCGTTCGTGCGCTCGTGCGTTCGTGTCGGGTCTCCCCAGTGTCGCTGAGCGCGTCGCGCGGGAGCGCGATTTGCAACGCGCGCTCCACGCGGACATGCCGCCGCCGTTGCTCAACGATCCGGAAGTCCACACGCATATCGCGACACGTTATCGCGAACATCACTTTAGCGTATCGGAGCTCGAAGACGCCGTCGAATGTCCCTTTCGGAGCTTCGCGCGCCACTATCTCGGACTGCGCGCCACGGACCCTGACGCTGCCGACGTCGCGCCCTCCACGTTCGGCCGCTTGCTGCATGCGGTACTGGCCCACCTGTATACCCACGATCTCGCCACACTCGACGCGATCGCCGACCTCACGACCGCCGACGGCGCCGCACAGC from Deltaproteobacteria bacterium includes the following:
- a CDS encoding PD-(D/E)XK nuclease family protein, with the translated sequence MSASPHGSARTDAWYAQWREYLALPGARWVAPAGADLAALRARLLTPDAPILCGAELCHPQRWAEAWADRRTPAAPPWLRLHVLHDVLQTTPLTYFTATRSDLATARFLLDGIEACLHAGIDPNALPRLARTFGHEREQDLAAVAQAYLSRLHRDYDSIEPAEAFAHALARVRSGAVASGPVICDLGFEPSEVLRTLLEAGTATGHDMQCVEPDRAEHAALAPVTLQRFASVWEECRAVAEQIRTRIADGLRPEQLGVVVLHPRYRGPLRQAWIEAGLQSALPAPLRLADAPLSGPLADERPWTTAPAQQSLAAWLDWLRLVLEQRGAAAQIGAALHDPAHHTFAARTAALLHEWQTLWVRWHSAQFPGADQLLTATYFRALLTATLALSPTPVPQLHLPQQVMATTLDQPWYHAVATLFLLGATDEHLPSPRPGSFFTHLPPESADPQLQRVLHAFPPAVVCAAHERDYLRLWCHNASEVIATYCETTEAGRPAQPSLLFTPSCADTDMRIDRAFVRSCARAFVSGLPSVAERVARERDLQRALHADMPPPLLNDPEVHTHIATRYREHHFSVSELEDAVECPFRSFARHYLGLRATDPDAADVAPSTFGRLLHAVLAHLYTHDLATLDAIADLTTADGAAQLDALITAALAAAAAALRPECARHHPALGALAMERIHRLVMPCVQADHARWRQLGHDAYRPAQCERSFGGDTPPVLLRDPQDPDAPPLRLQGSIDRIDLNSSDRTLLVIDYKTGRTAAPVANAIKQGQHFQLPLYCRAAEQLLPGFSARGALLFYLRHAHWLHGIVDREVHTRLFGTTRVASRVTAEQLQELLDGSVHEAMQVAQQIAHGTIRLVPHACHACDWKGVSRHEEAS